In Neofelis nebulosa isolate mNeoNeb1 chromosome 7, mNeoNeb1.pri, whole genome shotgun sequence, the following proteins share a genomic window:
- the LOC131517720 gene encoding B2 bradykinin receptor-like isoform X1, producing the protein MFSSWRRHMFLSFHEDPVPTTATFGVEMLNITSQVLEPTLNGTSSQGCVYDEWRSWLNAIQAPFLWVLFVLAALENIFVLGVFCLHKSSCTVAEIYLGNLAAADLLLACGLPFWAITIAHNFDWLFGEVLCRVVNTMLYMNLYSSICFLMLVSIDRYLALVKTMSVGRMRGVRWAKLYSLVIWGCTLLLSSPMLAFRTMKGYTAEGYNVTACLIVYPSRTWEVFTNVLLNSVGFLLPLVVITFCTAQIMKVLRNDEMQKFKEIRTERKATVLVLAVLLLFVTCWLPFQVSTFLDTLLRLNILSGCWDEHTVDVFTQIASYMAYSNSCLNPLVYVIVGKRFRKKSREVFRGLCQKGGCVSEATKTENSMGTLRTSVSVERQIHRLPEWVGNSQ; encoded by the exons ATGTTCTCTTCCTGGAGGAGACATATGTTCCTGTCTTTTCATGAGGACCCCGTGCCCACCACAGCCACTTTCGG CGTcgaaatgctcaacatcacctcGCAGGTGCTCGAGCCCACCCTCAACGGGACGTCGTCCCAGGGCTGCGTCTACGACGAGTGGAGGAGCTGGCTCAACGCCATCCAGGCTCCCTTCCTCTGGGTCCTGTTCGTGCTGGCGGCGCTCGAGAACATCTTCGTCCTCGGCGTCTTCTGCCTGCACAAGAGCAGCTGCACGGTGGCCGAGATCTACCTGGGCAACCTGGCCGCGGCAGACCTGCTCCTGGCCTGCGGGCTGCCCTTCTGGGCCATCACCATCGCCCACAACTTCGACTGGCTTTTTGGGGAGGTCCTCTGCCGCGTGGTGAACACCATGCTCTACATGAATCTGTACAGCAGCATCTGCTTCCTGATGCTGGTGAGCATCGACCGCTACCTGGCCCTGGTGAAAACCATGTCCGTGGGCCGGATGCGCGGGGTGCGCTGGGCCAAACTCTACAGCCTGGTGATCTGGGGGTGCACGCTGCTCCTGAGTTCGCCCATGCTGGCCTTCCGGACCATGAAGGGGTACACGGCCGAGGGCTACAACGTCACGGCCTGCCTCATCGTCTACCCGTCGCGCACCTGGGAGGTGTTCACCAACGTGCTCCTGAACTCCGTGGGCTTCCTGTTGCCCCTGGTCGTCATCACCTTCTGCACGGCACAGATCATGAAGGTGCTGCGCAACGACGAGATGCAGAAGTTCAAGGAGATCCGGACGGAGAGGAAGGCCACGGTGCTGGTCCTGGCCGTGCTGCTGCTGTTTGTCACCTGCTGGCTGCCTTTCCAGGTCAGCACCTTCCTGGACACGCTGCTGCGCCTCAACATCCTGTCCGGCTGCTGGGACGAGCACACCGTCGACGTCTTCACGCAGATCGCGTCCTACATGGCCTACAGCAACAGCTGCCTCAACCCGCTGGTGTACGTGATCGTGGGCAAGCGCTTCCGCAAGAAGTCACGGGAGGTGTTCCGGGGACTGTGCCAGAAGGGGGGCTGCGTGTCGGAGGCCACCAAGACGGAGAACTCCATGGGCACGCTGCGGACCTCCGTCTCGGTGGAACGCCAGATTCACAGACTGCCCGAGTGGGTGGGGAACAGCCAGTGA